GAACAAAAAAGTGGTTGATTATGACCTTGTAGCGGTCTCCATTAACTGTTACGTTCTGGCCAGTATTATTTTAGAAGGACTGATTGAACCAATGAATCCATCGgcccataatgcgcaccaagcGCGCTGATACATCTGACGGTGCGTGTTATCCTGTAGAGTGAAAGTGGTGCGCAAACGATGTTTGGTTGCTCGAGTTAATTGCTCTGATGGATTATGTCGATCATACAATGGACGAAGGGCGCGATGAATTTCTCGATCTGAACCATGGTTTTCGTAAATAATCAATAAAATTCGCAGGCTTTGTTCAGTTGTTAATCAATGATGAAATTAAGCAAATTAAACTAAACATAAAACAAGTGACAGTTATCAACGTAACGCACGTATCAAGAAGTGTGCCAACCTAATGTTTTATGCTTGTATAAAACTCTCATAAGTTATTCTCTTCATTTTTGTTGATGATTCATAGTAAAACGTGCTATAATTGTAATTATTTTTGACATATCCGTTATCTGATTAACATGAGAATTCTCGCTATGCTTTCCATCATCACAAACTCAACCAGCTGAGCTAGAGTAAATAGATTGTTTCCGATGAACAACGAGACTCCACCTGCAAATGAAACTGTTGAGAAAGAAAGGAAGGTTGATTGAAGTTCTAATACATGAGACGGAAAAACCTCGTGCCTTGCAAAGAGTTATCGCGTACCCAACGTAAATAGGTTGCATGCACAAATTACGAAACGCTCAAAATGTGGTTTTTGGAAATTAGTAATTAGTTTTGAGGAGGCGATCTCTACAACTAGTGGCGTATGAATCGCGGACAAATTTATCTGTAATCTCGCCTTTTCCTTGATTATACGATTCACTTACCGAGCAAATCTTCGAAGCTGAATACCACATCCCTTCTGAATCGTGTTTTTGGTTGCAGCACTTCCCATCGAAACGATGCCTTCTGCTTGAATAGGATTCCCTCCACAGCAACCCTTATTGGATGATAAATTCTCATCAATAGCAATAAACACGGGCCCATTCAGCATCATTTTAATTTACCACTGGCTTTTGCTTGAGCCAACTTCAATGAACACAGTTTCGGTACATGGTTTCAGGCAACTGCAGGACTGCTTCCTAAACCAGCTGGGATGACTTGCCAGGCACAGCAGTCCATCGATCGTGCAAGTTGGACCATCTGTTGGTGAAGGCCGGTAATTATAGTTTCATGTGGGTAGATTTCAAAGGATACCCTACCAACAAACGGATAGAAATGTGGCTTGCAATTACACAATTCCAATGCCCTGGCTGCCCGGCAGCGCATCACGCATAGATTATAGCTATAGGActgattgaaaaacgatttatcACCTGGCTATTTTCACTGACGGAACATGAGCATGTAACGGAATGGAATGCTAACCTTGTAACCATCATGGCGTTCGTCATAGAAAATACAGTTGCGTTGTTTTATGGTTAAATCCTTCAGGCTGTCGCTGGCGCTGCACATCAAAGCAATGGGAAAGAAGATGAAAGTTTATCTTTCATTATCACACTATGAGTGTCATTAAATGAGGAAAATGTAGCAAAATAACCATTTTTTGAATCTCAAGCAGAGACGAGCAAAAGAACTTGTGAGCTGTGAAATGAAAAACTGAACGGAAGGATTTGAGAAGATTGTTTTTCTGCCAAGGTGTCATTTAATGATATTGTTTTACTTACACAGTCTCCTGCACAACGTACGAAGCGATTATCTCGTCAGTTTCACCCAGCGTAGAGAAGTGTATATCGAATATCGCAAGCTCATAGGGTGAGTGCATTGTGTACTATTTTGTAAGTGAAATGTGGAAAATTTGAAGTAATTTAGAACGACGCTTTAAACTTT
The Toxorhynchites rutilus septentrionalis strain SRP chromosome 2, ASM2978413v1, whole genome shotgun sequence genome window above contains:
- the LOC129770980 gene encoding sodium channel protein Nach-like translates to MKIDTFESTMIYTMHSPYELAIFDIHFSTLGETDEIIASYVVQETVASDSLKDLTIKQRNCIFYDERHDGYKSYSYNLCVMRCRAARALELCNCKPHFYPFVDGPTCTIDGLLCLASHPSWFRKQSCSCLKPCTETVFIEVGSSKSQWVAVEGILFKQKASFRWEVLQPKTRFRRDVVFSFEDLLVSFAGGVSLFIGNNLFTLAQLVEFVMMESIARILMLIR